A DNA window from Rhineura floridana isolate rRhiFlo1 chromosome 11, rRhiFlo1.hap2, whole genome shotgun sequence contains the following coding sequences:
- the MDP1 gene encoding magnesium-dependent phosphatase 1 isoform X1 — MCKRPSLVVFDLDYTLWPFWVNTHVDPPFQKSSNGAIRDRNGQPVNLYPEVPSVLETLHAEGIPMAAASQTDEVYGANQLLELFGLNCYIRYKEIYPGSKVTHFQRLSQQSGIPLSQMLFFDDESRNICDVSKLGVTCILVPNGMNLSLLNQGLEAFARS; from the exons ATGTGCAAAAGGCCATCGCTGGTGGTGTTTGACCTGG ATTACACCCTGTGGCCCTTTTGGGTCAACACCCATGTGGATCCCCCCTTCCAGAAAAGCAG CAATGGCGCAATACGAGACCGGAATGGGCAACCTGTGAATCTGTACCCCGAGGTGCCGTCTGTGCTGGAGACACTGCATGCCGAGGGGATCCCGATGGCGGCTGCTTCACA gaCAGATGAAGTATACGGGGCTAATCAGCTACTGGAGCTCTTTGGCTTGAACTGCTACATCCGCTATAAGGAGATCTACCCAGGCAGCAAAGTCACCCACTTCCAGAG GTTGTCTCAACAGAGCGGGATTCCCCTTTCCCAGATGCTTTTCTTTGACGATGAAAGCCGCAACATTTGCGATGTCAGCAAATTAG GAGTCACGTGTATCCTCGTCCCCAATGGCATGAATCTGTCCCTCCTAAACCAGGGCCTAGAAGCCTTCGCTCGCTCCTGA
- the MDP1 gene encoding magnesium-dependent phosphatase 1 isoform X2 — MNRDYTLWPFWVNTHVDPPFQKSSNGAIRDRNGQPVNLYPEVPSVLETLHAEGIPMAAASQTDEVYGANQLLELFGLNCYIRYKEIYPGSKVTHFQRLSQQSGIPLSQMLFFDDESRNICDVSKLGVTCILVPNGMNLSLLNQGLEAFARS; from the exons ATGAACAGAG ATTACACCCTGTGGCCCTTTTGGGTCAACACCCATGTGGATCCCCCCTTCCAGAAAAGCAG CAATGGCGCAATACGAGACCGGAATGGGCAACCTGTGAATCTGTACCCCGAGGTGCCGTCTGTGCTGGAGACACTGCATGCCGAGGGGATCCCGATGGCGGCTGCTTCACA gaCAGATGAAGTATACGGGGCTAATCAGCTACTGGAGCTCTTTGGCTTGAACTGCTACATCCGCTATAAGGAGATCTACCCAGGCAGCAAAGTCACCCACTTCCAGAG GTTGTCTCAACAGAGCGGGATTCCCCTTTCCCAGATGCTTTTCTTTGACGATGAAAGCCGCAACATTTGCGATGTCAGCAAATTAG GAGTCACGTGTATCCTCGTCCCCAATGGCATGAATCTGTCCCTCCTAAACCAGGGCCTAGAAGCCTTCGCTCGCTCCTGA